The Nerophis lumbriciformis linkage group LG04, RoL_Nlum_v2.1, whole genome shotgun sequence genome contains the following window.
AGCCTGTGATATTTTGTTTCACACGTAGCATTTAGTAGGCTGTTAGCGTTAGCCAAGCTAGCTGGGGGCAACAAACAATGTACACCATTTTGGAAAAAAGCGTGTTGTCTGTTTACTTTTAGTCATgggtagggatgtaacaatatgaaaatgtcatatcacggttattattattattattgtggtattgttgaatgtgctaaaaaagtacttatacacacactggaatatttaaagtattttttttaaataactaaaaataaactATATTACATATACTGATAAATCTTTTCTGtgattaaaataaactaaaataaatagacacaattataaaAGCcactattttacatgttttgtgtttcttatgcctcACTGATATTGTTTTAGATTTAGTATTCTATCCTTTTTAGTGGCTTAACATTTAtagttttacattttaaagtttgTACTTCAGCActttatgatttatttaaatgaaaactgCGTAAcaaatataatctattattatgtattatttctggcgggcgttgtgcCGTCCtagtctgttcagcggtccttgaacgcaccgtaaaaacacctttGTCTCGTATTgaacgatcactctgttctaggagagcacagcttgtaggtttaatgaacacaaatgaatatcttagttgctcagacagtaatgtgtttatataaatttaGATGGGAGTATGTCCTTTCttgatggggaaagacgttaatgtctcttatgTTCATGTCATCATATAAGATAGCGAGCCAGCGCCACTCAGTCCTTGAGTGGCAGTTATCAATCAGgatttttccatccatcttccatcttcttccgcttatccgaggtcgggtcgcgggggcagcagcttaagtagggaagcccagacttccctctccccagccacttcgtccagctcctcccgggggatcccgaggcgttcccaggccagccgggagagatagtcttcccagcgtgtcctgggtcttccccgtggcctcctaccggtcggacgtgcccgaaacaccttcctagggaggcgttcgggtggcatcctgaccagatgcccgaaccacctcatctggctcctctcgatgtggaggagcagcggctttactttgagctccccccgaatgacagagcttctcaccctatctctaagggagagccccgccactcggcgtaggaaactcatttcggccgcttgtacccgtgatcttgtcctttcggtcatgacccaaagctcatgaccataggtgaggatgggaacgtagatcgaccggtaaatcgagagctttgccttccggctcagctccttcttcaccacaacggatcgatacagcgtccgcattactgaagacgccgcaccgatccgcctgtcgatctcacgatccactcttcccccactcgtgaacaagactccgaggtacttgaactcctccacttggggcaagatctcctccccaacccggagatggcactccacccttttccgggagagaaccatggactcggacttggaggtgctgattcccatctcagtcgcttcacactcggctgcgaaccgatccagtgagagctgaagatcttggccggaggaagccatcaggaccacatcatctgcaaatagcagtgacctaatcctgcagccaccaaaccagatcccctcaacgccctgactgcgcctagaaattctgtccaggatttttccattattttaattTGAAACGGTAATAGTAACAACGGGAAGTTTTACaacggttatcattaataccgtttatcgttacatccctagtcattAGTAAGGACAAAAATGAAGCAGGTTTTTTTTCCATGGAAACCTGCTTATGAAAAAAATCTTGTCCATTGGACGTGCTCGTCCCATCGAGCAATTTCACCAATGTTACTTATTCTTTCGAAGTAGCGAGCCTTTGGAACAGGATCCAGTTTGTCTCGGTACGGTCCCTTGATTTTTTTCTCTTGTATTTTcatccagtttgttgctctctctctctctctcacagtgcagccatgtaaacaaaagcttTAGCCAGCAGAAATAGCAACCAcagccccacaatgcattgccaaaTCACGTGCCCTTTCGAGCCTTATAAGCTGTATCAAAAAGCAGAGTTTACCATGCACAGTGCCGCCTAACAAGTAACGCCAAATTTATTTGTGGCTGACCTCCACAGACACATTGTTTTATGTGTGCAaatcaaaagtaaaacaaataaaggtTTTTGAGAAGCTGCCGTTTTTTGTTACAAGTAACAAATGAGTGTGATATTTAACGCTTAAGAactacagtgtgtatattttaaaGACTAAACAGAATATGTAGTGCAAGATGAGCAGGTTAGTTGTAAGAATACAAGTGGAAATAATGGCATTAAAAGGTTCTTTTTGATGGACATCCTGCTTCATGAACACTTCAAAGTGTGAAGCTCTtctgtacatgtacagtacatgtacagatGACACGTTAACATTTGCAATGTTAGATGTCAGTCTAGAAAGTACACTTCATTAATTCTCCTTGTTCTGTCTTAGAACTTTTGCCGACTTTCGAACACACTTTAGTAGCCGTGTTGCAAGCAGCGTGTTCCTTCATCCTTCCTAGTGCAGATCTAGTGTTAAAAAGTTCACACTACCTCGTCAGACTCCAGgttgtgttcttcatagagggcGTCCAAGATAGCCAGCTGTCTCTCCATGGCGGGCAGGTAGATGTCGAGGTCTCTGTGCACGCCGCTGATGAAGCTGCTCTTCAGCTCGTCGCCTTCTGTCGACACTAAAGCGGCGGTGAAGTTCTGGTAGGACGGAGCGGCTCTTAGTGCCAACTGAGGAGACAAAAAGAAGAGAGGAATGTCAGAAAAAAGTCCTGGAGGACTTTGGTGGGCTTGTGGGAGGGGATTGGGAGCAGGTGGAACATACCGCAAACACGCCACGAACAACCCATCCATGATATTGCCGAAGAGTTTTGCCATACGCTTGATCTGATAGagaaaacataatttaaaaaaatcatcagCTTTGTTTGTAAAGTAATGCTCATACTGACTGAGGGCTCTGTGGATGTCTTGTTGTCCAGCATTGATCTCCGACAAGAACTCCTTCAGGAATTTGAGGCCACGTTTGAGCCACAGCAGAGCCTCGGTAGCCGAGTTGCGTACCTGAGCCACCTCGGCGTGCACCTCATGCAGCACGATGGCCTGCAGCGTGGAGAAGCTGTCGGGGTCCGACATCTGCTTCTGCTGAATTTTCTACACCACCAGCAGGAATAATATTTCAATTGTTTGGGAAAAACAAATATTACCAATATTTTCACATATTCACTCACTTTGATGTTTCCTACAAAGTCCATTTTGACCGGAGCAAAGACAGTCGGGCCCAGCTTGTCTGCAGGTGGAAATAAATCATAATGTCTAGTCATTATGAACAATACCTTCCAAAATCATAAAGAATAGAGTCCTACAATTATGTGAAGTGAATTGACTCTTTGGGAAAAAAAGTTAAGTTAGAAGTTGAAATTCAAGAAAAAAGACCACTCAATTCTTAAGTTGTATTATTGCCTAAAAACTGAAAAACACCAGTCCAAATCATAATTCACTTCAAAGTTTTTTCTCTTAAATTACATTTTACCCAAAACTATAACTTTATTTTCACATCACATCTGTCTTGCAATATTATAACTTTATCATAATAACATTAATTGTCTAatgttttgtgtctttttatttaaaatctgacTTTATTCTAATCACATTTCCACTCTTCTTGTATTATTAAAACAATCTGGATATAATTGGATTAATATTGGACAATACGGTGTCCTAACTGTGATTTGTTCACGGACGACAAGCAGTGACCATTAGATAGGTCTTTAGCCTTACAAAACAAATATTCCCAATGCTGCctgtttttaaaaatcaattttgtaaaaacacatattttggcAGTCATTTTTCAAAAGGTACTAAGGCAGTGGTTTAATGCTATATTTGTTATAAATTTATTGTGGAAATCTTGTTAAGTTTTCATGTTCAAACATTCATCAGACTTGAATAATAAACCAGGGATTACTTAAAACCATCTATATGTATTGTACATCTATCATTTCACATACAATCATTTCCTCAAAAAAGATCATTTTAACCTCAAAATAGTGAGACTTTTTGTCTGGCAAAATTATAATTTCATTGTGGTAACATTAACAATGTAATGttacacattttatttgtatttatcggACTTCATTCTTGTAAAATTAACATTAGTCATTTTCCAATTAATTTTCTTGTAACACTGCATCTTTTTCCATATTTGGATAatccaaaaacacacacacacacacccacccaacGACTATTCTTATAACATTGTGATAGTGCAATTTTTTTTGGAATATGTCCTATTTTCAGATTTTATTCTCATGACATAACTTTTTATAATATTACATCTTTTATTTCTTTGCTTTCTACATAATTGTACTATTTTTACCAGCTCAAATTGGCCTAATGTATCTTTCGTATGAAATAGTCCAATGTTGTTGTAATCGAACATGCAGGTTCAATTCAGTTTAAATTCGCCATCGTTATATTAAAAAAGGTATGATATTTGCAGAAGGTGCCACTAGATATTTGTGTTCATGATTATTGCAGAATAATTCATGAAATGGAATTCCAATGTCAAGTGTACTTGAAgcagataaatatatttcttTGGACAGTTTTTTGACTTGTAGCCTTGCTCAACACGTTAGGGCGGTGGAtggtaaatattaaaaataaacaactaATATGTGAACAATTCGGTAGAGTTAGTGGTTATTAACAAACTTCCAGATTGTTGCATTAAACGGATTAACAGTCTCATGTGGAAACATTTTACAGCACTTGGCCATCATTACTTTAAATAGTGGTAGCtgcggaaaaaaaaagaaaaaaaagaaaaaaaaaagcctggtAGTGCATTTCATATTTTGCGGCTACATCATGTATGATGCAGTGCAACTACAACCGCAATCATAGACATAACTGTTAATAATACCTTTTCTAATTGAGCACAGTAGAACACCGCCTGTTTGCTTGTCTACATTTCCTTTCTCTGCTTTAAGctgcaaaaaaacattatttatttttaattattcatatttaaataattaattataaataatcACCGTTATTTATGGTACACCTTATATAGAAATTGGTTTGTTGGTAATACCGGTATACTCTATGCAAGTGAAGTAGTGTCGCAGCTATGCGTCCACCAGAGGACACTGTCTCAAAAGTCAattcatgcaatattttccagcaAGAAGATGctttgaaagaaaaaaagagatgtttAACCACACATTCTGTAAGTACGGAATGACACTATACtgtgtattttttatatttatagagtaaaactaaaaataaataatatacattttgaaGGATTTTTAACCCTTTGCGGGGATTATTGCAAAGCAGGCGCTACCAATCTTTTTTCTTTGGAGAGCTTTAGAGAGCTACTTATACTAAATGAAAATGTAACATTTATCTGCATAACATATTTTTTGCAGGACATTCACAAAATGTTGGTATACACAACGCACATTTTGTTCATTTGCATCTTATATTTCAGTATGCATTTCTTTCTAGTGCAGAATTTTAGTTTTTACTCTTAGACCTACTTGGCAAAAAGTAAAGATTTGTGTTTTATACGACTGGCAACATTTAAAGTGAGTTCATTTAGGGAGCAAATTTCCAGTCAAACAAAGCTGTCATCGTGTTGAGGCTATTTTGTGGTCATTTGTTGTTAAATATGTCTGGAATATGAAAATACTGAGTTTAAGCAAATACAGCATTTGTTGAACCTTTGGTGAGCTACTCAAAATCAGTTGGCGAGCTACTTTTAGCTGGTTGGAGACCCCTGTTGTAAAGTGACACTTGAATTACAAGTATATTtacaagcaggggtgtccaaagtttttCCACTGAGGTCCGCACATtgaaaaatcaaaggatgcgaggcttattttgatatatttgattttgcaatattatacatacatgttttaAAAGGGAAAAACAGCTCCAATGATGCAAAATTACCCATACTGTGCTCTAGGTGGATTAGAAGAGCTTTTCACTTTCATCTatagaataaaaaaaatgcataatttgtTAATCGGTATCTCAGAAGCAGAAAGTTATCTGTATcagcttgaaaaaaaaacatcctgcaTTCCCGACTTTTAgtgtcaacatttcaactttttcttgttactttACACCTAAtcgcttttttattccactttgagTTTTTTTATAATAGTATTTTTAGGATATACGGCGGGCCGTTAAGAAACTGCTGCAGGCTGCAGGCCGCAAACGGCCCTCGCGCGCACTTTGGGCACCCTAGAATAGAGTATACAAGTGTACATAATGAAGAGTCTGAGGAGTACACTCACATTCGAAAACCTTACTATTTGCTTAATGAAAATAAGTACCAGAGAATATCCTAAAAAGAATGACATGAAGCCCAAATAGAAAGCACTGAGGCACAGAATGATGAGCAATAGCATGAGAGAAATGCTTCCTGATGATATAGTGTAAAGACATGAGAAGATGAGGACATGACTGGCCTACCTAATACTGGCACTATTGCATAGCATGAGTCCAAAAACGCTTGTGTGGGGATACCATTGTCGTCATCCAGCATTAAGTCACTAAATCTACAAAAACAAGGGGAGGAGAAACAGATTCAAACAGGACAATGTTAGACTCAGCTCTCAACTTTATTTGAGCAAAAGGGGGAAAAGAAAAACAATACACAGAGCAAAAGCAAAGAGAGAAACACAGCATGCATGAAGCAAGGTGAGAGAGGATTGTCTCCACAACATAATGTACATAAAACTTGGAGGGTCACAAAACCTTCCACTAATAGAACTACTACAGTGGAAGCCATTTAACATACCAAAAAATAGCTATTGCTTGCCCATTTACTTGTGAATTTGGCcagaaaaatatcaataatttttAATCATTGTCCTCCATTTGTGCatattttatttacattcttcCGTTTCCAAATGGTATTTCATACTCTTATCTAACAGAGCTGTTGCAGTAATTTGATTGAAAGTCTTGGCTACAATGACATGTGCAAATGTTTCTTGCAGTTACTACTACAAACAcgctaaaaaaaatactaattaaaAACTTGTGCATTTTGTTCATTGATGTGGTAAAATCCAGGttaatactgccatgcttttattttgaagcttattttgcactgaacaggaagtcccgTGTGGACATTTTCTTGCTGTGTAATTAGAaagttgacattgaattttgcttAGCAATAACGACGAGGTTAACAATATTAAACAGATTTCAACATACACATTTCAAAGAAACGATCCAAAATTTGGGTCATCgggtgtcccaatacaacttttgcacttccgatacgatactgatattggagcAATGAGTATTGTCTAATAgtgatattgatacagtacaataTCAGTGCAACTCAAACATCCATTtatcattttgtagtgtggaatgctaGAAAAGGAATGAAAAACACAAACCTATTCATTAtcaaccatctggaatggacttatgatgTCTTTAAGTTgatgtggagtggtaattgtttttttcacCGAGTGGCCACAAAAAtagacacagtaagttgaatgatgcagacactttTTTTACGGAACACTTCTACCTTGGAGATTTTtatatgtaagtaatatgcaaacaTAATTAcatgatacttgtttgtattgaaaaatgtcctgttttacgctgtaatattgttcaattaaggacactcattacgtatgtctagcttatgTGCTATTGTTAGCTTAGTTGTTGCGTAGCTgtggcctaccatgtttaccttttgtaaatgacttcactacacgctgcaggactccttgtgctaattttaattttcctgagggaactctcttgaaggaatcaataaagtactatctatctaataTAAGAGATTTTAGATGCCAGCTCATATAATACGATActtgtttttgctgatatcggaccaatatccgatatcaatatcgaatCGGGACACTCCTAATAACAATGCGGTGGATTGGGACATAAGCGAGTTTAGCTGTAGCACCCTCCATACTGTATACACGCTAACACTATCATTAAGAGAGACAGTGAGGATATAAATCTGTGATACAAACCCAAACATCAGACGAGGGCTTCGCTTTATCATGTGATTAAGAGAGAGCACATTTGTATAAAACACTTAACATTATTATTTGTGCTGTGCTATAATGTCACTAAGTCAGTAACGTGTGCTGGCATGTTGCATTTAGGTGCTCCTAAAGGAAGTGTCCTTCCAGAGAAGAAGTGTCATACCTGTGACCCATTGTGCTGAAAAATGTCTCCACCGACTCGTCGTCTCCAGGCTCTGTGGGGTCCTTCAAAATCTTACTCTTGTCTCCGTCAGATACTGCTTCCTGCTGAGACGGCACGACGTCGTCCGAGCTTTGGTCCCTTTCGAGCTTTATTTGCTCTCCTTCTTGTTCCCCATCTCCATCTTCTGTTGCCATGTGGGAGCTTTCAGCCTGAGAGGTATTCTGGGATGCAACCTGCTCCTGCCGGATGGAGCCATTGGCGGTGAAAAGTTCTGTGTGGTCAGCATGACACTTGTTAGCTTTGGACAGAAACACTAGGTAACAGACTGAGATGTTGGTCATCAGATAAAATGACTAAACTTCACTTTGGTGCCTTGCAAAaagatatatgtaataatattacaattgtacattttttaaattagggCCATTCTTACAATTTTCTCTTTTGGTCCTGTCACAGAAACTAAACTATACTATAGATTTAATACCACTTAAACATTTTAAAGCACATACAGCAGTTGACAAAGCTGCTGGATGCTGACCACTCATGTTACATCAATGCAGCTGCTGCCATCCTGTGGAGTTGATATACAACTACATCAGGAGTTTGCTTACAGCCACAGTGATTAAATCCATTTTTTTATCTGATGACTAATAAGTGACAGCAACAGCTATTTGCAAAAATGTACCAGAAATTACAATTTTATTGGTTTAATACACTCAAAATGGATTTTCTACATTACAGTGCTTTCTTTTTAGTTTAAAGTAGACTTTTTTGTTTTACAGAATACAATCTCTGTGTTGTTCCTCTTATCTGATACATCATTAAAACTGTACAGTCAAACCTCGGTTTTTATCAACAACGTTCACAAGTCAATGTGCTTTTCTATTGAGAATGACTGCAAAATAATACACCCAGGGGCCAAAAAAAGTTGCATGTGCCATTACTTTGATAaataaggtgagaaacactactgTTTTTTGACAACAAGAGTCTTTAATAGGACTTAGTAATTTCTAAGTGTGTGTGAACGCGACAGGCTGAGTGTGTATCTTGCTGCGGGTGGAAGAGGACTGTTGTCTAGGGACGACAATTAAGCTTGTTCATAATTTTTGGCATGGATTTCACCAACAGTGGCCTGTTTTGTTTTCCAAATAAGAGAATGTTGATCCCTGTAGTACTTGTtcatattatttgttatttggAATGGATTATTtggatttgtactttttttgcttgtTGGCCAATACTTTAAAAcggattactaacaaaaaccgaggtaccactgtatttcgtactgcaatgttttcatgtatgacaaatattttatatttaagtAGTAATGACAAATTTCTACAGTAGAACCACtaaagtaaaaaatatgttttgtgacCTCGATAGACCTCCCTTGGAAGAATCTATCTCGTGAAAAATATTGGAAATAGTGTAGAAATATGTCGCAGGGTCAAACTTTCGCCATCGAAGAAAACACAACAGGCGATGATATATGTAACATTTTACCATCCGTTTTCTATATCACTTATCCTTATTAGGGTAACAGGTAAGCTGGGGTCTAAACCTGGGTTTTCTGTGTCTGTTCTTTGTCCAATCagggtgcaagagggttcactctatgCACCACTCTCAGCACATTAGCGTGTTTATTCCATAGCAGAATCAAATGAATGGAGTGAATCCTCTTATCAAGTCATCTACAATCTTTGTCTTTGTGGGCAAAGGCGGGTCCGCTAGGATGTACAGTCAGAGCATCGCGAGTTGCTACTCTCTCGTGAGACGTACAGCAAAGCAACAACAATttgattgcaaagccaaatgtcctgtGTGGGAATATGCTTGGCTTCAAAGCAAATGAGCAAGTGGAGCCCATCAGCATGGACAAATGAGCTAGTGTTGGAAAGTTATAGCAATTAAAATGGCTTAAAATATTAGTAACATAAGTGCACTGTGTGTAAAAATGGTtacttgtattattataattattatcagcAGTTGTATTTCTATTATTTTTAGCATTATTATAATAGTGCTTAATTTGGTCTTAAAATTATGCTGACAGTAATATTGTTTTTCGGCAATAATTTGTGGTACATTAGAGCAAAATAAGTTACCGGCCCAGGGGTGCACCTTAGACTGGTCGCCAGCCAATCGCAGACATTTTAATCTATTTATTGTTATATAAATTTAAACAAAAGTTAACCACTATAAAAaggtaaaaacaacaaaacttcCACTTTGATAACAAGTGTTGACAATAAAGACAACATGCGTGCGTCTCTTAACATTTTCTTGTTTAGCCTGTTTTTTGTTTTAGAAAAAGCTAAAAAGATGTGCAGATTGCAACATTAATCCTTGCATGACAGTGGTTTGGATATTTCTTCTACTAGATTTTTCAGGAAAATATCTAGGTTGAATTTCATATTGTATATGACTTGAGCGGTTCGACTGTAATTCCAAATTGCATCTCCCCTCCTCACTTCCCTTGATGCATGCACAACAAACAAATGAAAGGCTACAAAAGAAGTCGACCTACGTAAAGGGGAGGAATGGTTCACTGGTCTGTCTGGTTCTTCTGGTCCTTCTGCACCAGACTCAAAGCTGCGGGTGTCTGTTACAGATAAATCTCCCCACCTGCAAATAATATATTTACAGAGCAtccatataaatatttatttaaaacattccTATTAGATGCAGCCAAGCAGTAATTCATGACAATAAAGGGACTTACTTATCTCCAAGGTGCTGATTTAAATGATTGACAGGTCTCATCTGTAAAAGACATACCGGTGTTACACACTTCTATGTTCGATTACATCGGACTGCAAAAACAAACCTTTTGGGGTTTAATGGCGGCGACTGGAGGAGACGCCGGTGGGCTCAGTTTGGACATATCTGTTGCGAAAGTACAATGTGCAATCAGCATGCACTCTTCCAGGGTCATGAGGAAAGTGGTACACGTCGACTTCACCAGGTCTCCTGTGTCTGCGCCTGATGATGTCTAAAAGAGACAAAGAATGCATAAACATGTACTCACATTTTAAGAAGTCACCCAAAGTCAATGTTTACGTCTGCTGCGTCACCGAGCTCATCACCGCCCTTTATTTTATTGACTTGTTGAAGAAGAAGGTCACAGTACAATCGGAGCTCTGACATCTTTGTCTTTAGCGCTTCCGTGTTCTCCTGGAGTTCTGAAAAGTATAGTACATAAGGTGTTACTGTAAACACGAGTAATGGAGGGTTCTGGTATCATGACAACGGTTTACCCTTCTCTCTCTTTGTTCTGTTGTCCGTCAAACAAGCTTTGGCTGTTCCCAGAGCTACCAGCCATTTTTGCCTCTCTGCCGCATTGATGGCTCGTAGGTAGAAGTGCTGCTCTCCAGGTATGGTCAGGTCAAGCCGTGTGGAGTCAGTTGAGTGAACTGCCAAACAGACGCAAAATCTAAATATTGCACACATGCGaggtgcgatcgattgaatgaacTGAGAATACAACAGCCTTGATGAATGAGAGCATCCATAGACATgctacgtatgtgtgtgtattcgCCGCTGGCTGGATATCGGCAGTGGTCACTGAGCCCGCTTAATGCTTGATCGCGCAATCTAAGAAGCAACTGCAacgtccccgttcgtgttgtttCCATCACCACTATACACCCAATACTGATAATGTAGAACACATATCCTCGTTGATCCAGAATATCGATATTCTCAGATTGAACAAATTCTCACGGTATACTTTTGCTAATTTACACCCTGCATAAAATCTGCGGTTAGTAAAATGTCCATGGGAATCACTATTATGATCTAAGTTACCGTATACATTAGTCTGCCAAATATCTTTGAAATTTATCGATTCGTAGACTGATTTGTTGGACCCGCCGATTGCCCTGTGATGTAACTCACAAGTCGAGTCCGACCAGCTATGTTTACTCAAATTTTCCGTCACTAAACGTAGTCCCCCCTCCTCCAAGGGGGAACCGGGTTGTAACACGGCACACTGCTAAAGCTTAGCCTATTTTTcccataacaatgtaaaaggtttATATAGTCCGGTCCTTCttcttttccccccatctttatcTGCCTTCTTTTGTATTTCCAGTGTTCATCACATTTACGTGTTGTTGCATCTGTTATGTTGATAATAGAGGAAAATATTATTATCCCTTATCAATAGTTATttgtattggtatttttattgttcCAATTGTAGTGCaagtatccatccattcatccattttctactgcttgtccctttcggggtcacggggggtgctggagcctatctcagctgcattcgggatgTTCATTGTATTTTCTGTGTATTATTAACTACTTCACTgttttttctttacatttttggtattatatttgtatatatatcgtatttgctgatgtacatctgttgttgtttttcatttttgttgtctctctctgtcttgtatccccaatttcaaccctagTCTTCTTATTATCTTCTTCTTTCTAtctatatttccatccatccgttcattttctaccgcttgtccctttaataaagtcaaatacaaatggggcaacaagagaaatatcccacacttTTGTTTTGTAAAGCAAATTTGtatagcagatatgggcatctacatcaacaatatgacttgcctGAGTGGTAATTCAAAATACACCATAACTATTAAAACtcttttttcagtttatttgtttatgaagctttcTAATGATACAAACCTTTTGAAAATGgggaaactaccgtatttttcggactataagtcgcagtttttttcatagtttcatagggtgcgacttatactcaggagcgagttatgtgtgaaattattaacacattaccgtaaaatatcaaataatattatttagctcattcacgtaagagactagacgtacaagatttcatgggatttagcgattaggagtgacagattgtttgataaacgtatagcatgttttacatgttat
Protein-coding sequences here:
- the plekha8 gene encoding pleckstrin homology domain-containing family A member 8 isoform X1, producing MEGILSKWTNYISGWQPRWFVLDGGTLSYYDSQEDAWKGCKGSLKISVCEIQVHSTDSTRLDLTIPGEQHFYLRAINAAERQKWLVALGTAKACLTDNRTKREKELQENTEALKTKMSELRLYCDLLLQQVNKIKGGDELGDAADTSSGADTGDLVKSTCTTFLMTLEECMLIAHCTFATDMSKLSPPASPPVAAIKPQKMRPVNHLNQHLGDKWGDLSVTDTRSFESGAEGPEEPDRPVNHSSPLQLFTANGSIRQEQVASQNTSQAESSHMATEDGDGEQEGEQIKLERDQSSDDVVPSQQEAVSDGDKSKILKDPTEPGDDESVETFFSTMGHRFSDLMLDDDNGIPTQAFLDSCYAIVPVLDKLGPTVFAPVKMDFVGNIKKIQQKQMSDPDSFSTLQAIVLHEVHAEVAQVRNSATEALLWLKRGLKFLKEFLSEINAGQQDIHRALNQAYGKTLRQYHGWVVRGVFALALRAAPSYQNFTAALVSTEGDELKSSFISGVHRDLDIYLPAMERQLAILDALYEEHNLESDEVV
- the plekha8 gene encoding pleckstrin homology domain-containing family A member 8 isoform X2 translates to MEGILSKWTNYISGWQPRWFVLDGGTLSYYDSQEDAWKGCKGSLKISVCEIQVHSTDSTRLDLTIPGEQHFYLRAINAAERQKWLVALGTAKACLTDNRTKREKELQENTEALKTKMSELRLYCDLLLQQVNKIKGGDELGDAADTSSGADTGDLVKSTCTTFLMTLEECMLIAHCTFATDMSKLSPPASPPVAAIKPQKMRPVNHLNQHLGDKWGDLSVTDTRSFESGAEGPEEPDRPVNHSSPLQLFTANGSIRQEQVASQNTSQAESSHMATEDGDGEQEGEQIKLERDQSSDDVVPSQQEAVSDGDKSKILKDPTEPGDDESVETFFSTMGHRFSDLMLDDDNGIPTQAFLDSCYAIVPVLDKLGPTVFAPVKMDFVGNIKKIQQKQMSDPDSFSTLQAIVLHEVHAEVAQIKRMAKLFGNIMDGLFVACLRWH